GATCTGGCGGCGCGGTGGCGGCAGGTCGGTGACGTCCCGGTCGCCGACCACGATCCGCCCGGCGACCGGCGCGGCGAGCCCGGCCAGCACCCGGGCGACCGCGGTGCCCACCCGGGGCGGCGCCACCAGGGCGGCCGTCCGGCCGGCCGGGACGTCCAGGGTCACCGGACCGGTGCCGGGCACCGCGACCAGTGCGCGCAGCCGTAGCGTGACCCTCACCTCCGGTGACCTCGTCGACCCCGTCCCAGGGTGGCACATCATGCCGACAGTCGATGTCCCGTGCCCTCCACAGTGGAAGAGATCCCCAGCCTGGGTCAGGCGGGCGGGGGAGCGGTGCTGCGATAGATCGCCGACAGCCACACGTCGAGCAGCACGTCCACCACGTCCGGCGCGGCGACCGCCGGCCCGTCGGCGGCGAACGCGGCGTACATGACGCGCTCGTTCATCGAGTTCAGCGCGATGGCCAGGTCCCGGGCCGACGAGCCGCCCGGGGCGGCGCCGCGCCGCCGCTCGGCCTCGATCGCGGTCTCGGTCGCCTGCACCCACCGCTCCAGCACCGCCGCCCAGAGCTGCCGGACCTCGGCATTCGTGCCCCGTACCTGGGCGCAGGCCACCGCGACCGCCTTGTGCGCCCGGAAGGTGTCGTGGAAGCGCCCGATGAGCTGCCGCCACCGGGCCCGAGGGTCCTCGGCCAGGTGGTCCAGCACGTCACCGGCCGCCGCGTCGGCCTCCTCGGTGACCCGGTCGAGCAGGGTGAGCAGCACCGCGTCCTTGGACGGGAAGTAGAAGTAGAACGTGGGGCGGGAGATGCCGGCCCCGCGTGCCAGGTCGTCGATGGAGATGTCGGGGAACGCCCGCCGCTCCAGCAGCGCCTCCGCCGTGCGGAGGATCGCCAGCTCGCGGTGGTCGCCGGTGGACCGCGCGACCCGCCGCCCACGCGGGCTCGCACCCCCGCCGGTGACGCGGACCGTCGTCATGGTCGTCGATCCTAGCGTGGCTCGACACCCTGTCGAGTCAGTCGACAGGGTGTTGACCGACGTCGACGGCGATGGATAGGGTCCGGTGCACCGCCCCGCACCGGGAGTTGCCATGGCCTGCGACCACGTCGACGTGCTCATCGTCGGCGCCGGGCTGTCCGGCGTCGGCGCCGCCTGCCACCTCCAGCGCGACCGCCCGGGCCGCACGTACGCGCTGCTGGAGGCCCGCGACGCGATCGGCGGCACCTGGGACCTGTTCCGTTATCCGGGCGTCCGGTCCGACTCCGACATGTTCACCCTCGGCTACGCGTTCAAGCCGTGGACCGACCCGAAGTCGATCGCCGACGGCGACGCGATCCGCGCCTACGTTCGGGAGACCGCCCGCGAGTACGGTGTGGACCGGCACATCCGCTTCCGGCACCGGGTGGTGCGAGCCGCCTGGGACAGCGCCACGGCCCGCTGGACCGTCCACGCCCACCGCGAGGACACCGGTGAGACGGTCGAGCTGACCTGCGGCTTCCTCTACGTGTGCTCCGGCTACTACCGCTACGACGCCGGCTACACACCGGCCTTCCCCGGCCTGGAGCGCTACACCGGCCGGCTCGTCCACCCGCAGCACTGGCCCGCCGACCTGGAGCACGACGGCAAGCGGGTCGTGGTCATCGGCAGC
This genomic stretch from Micromonospora krabiensis harbors:
- a CDS encoding TetR/AcrR family transcriptional regulator; amino-acid sequence: MTTVRVTGGGASPRGRRVARSTGDHRELAILRTAEALLERRAFPDISIDDLARGAGISRPTFYFYFPSKDAVLLTLLDRVTEEADAAAGDVLDHLAEDPRARWRQLIGRFHDTFRAHKAVAVACAQVRGTNAEVRQLWAAVLERWVQATETAIEAERRRGAAPGGSSARDLAIALNSMNERVMYAAFAADGPAVAAPDVVDVLLDVWLSAIYRSTAPPPA